Proteins co-encoded in one Erwinia sp. genomic window:
- the rssB gene encoding Regulator of RpoS (ID:JIFNMEKO_01536;~source:Prodigal:2.6): MDKPLAKKQILIVEDEMVFRSHLENFLCALGAKVFLAGDGIQGLVTLAQNDIDLILCDLEMPAMGGLAFLRKLRSNGSDTPVLVISATDKMADIASALRLGVQDVLLKPIEDWPHLREAIYAALYPSMFTSKVDVDEQLFRDWDVLVANPLAATQLLNQLQPPVQQTFSHCRVNYRQLTTGHRVGLVLDIAPLSEHELAFHCLDVSCAGDNGILAALLMRTLFNGLFQEQLSGQVTRIPELNGLVRQINLLFHQADLQGEFPLLAGYYHQHTHELILVSAGLSATLNARGHQSNLSAGIPLGKTGDFHLTRLNQHAAQWECKVRGQGGTLKLMLSDTTAPASEVF; the protein is encoded by the coding sequence ATGGATAAGCCATTAGCAAAAAAACAAATTTTGATTGTTGAAGACGAAATGGTTTTCCGCTCCCATCTTGAAAATTTTCTGTGTGCGTTAGGTGCCAAAGTGTTCCTGGCAGGAGACGGGATTCAAGGGTTAGTTACGCTGGCGCAGAATGATATCGATCTTATTTTGTGTGATTTGGAAATGCCCGCCATGGGTGGACTGGCTTTTCTGCGTAAATTACGCAGTAACGGCAGTGATACACCGGTACTGGTTATTTCAGCCACTGATAAGATGGCTGATATTGCCAGTGCACTGCGACTGGGTGTCCAGGATGTATTACTCAAACCGATTGAAGACTGGCCACATCTGCGTGAGGCGATTTACGCCGCCTTGTATCCGTCGATGTTTACCTCAAAGGTTGATGTTGATGAACAACTTTTCCGCGACTGGGATGTGCTGGTAGCGAATCCTCTGGCTGCGACACAACTACTCAACCAGTTACAACCTCCGGTGCAACAAACGTTTTCTCATTGTCGGGTCAATTACCGTCAGTTGACCACCGGGCACCGGGTAGGTTTGGTTTTGGATATTGCGCCATTATCGGAGCATGAGCTGGCATTTCATTGTCTGGATGTCAGCTGTGCCGGGGATAACGGTATTCTGGCTGCCTTGCTGATGAGAACCCTGTTTAATGGTCTCTTTCAGGAGCAGCTCTCAGGTCAGGTGACACGTATACCTGAGTTAAACGGCTTAGTCAGACAGATTAATCTGCTGTTCCATCAGGCAGACCTGCAGGGAGAGTTTCCGCTACTTGCCGGCTATTACCATCAGCATACTCATGAGTTAATTTTAGTTTCTGCCGGACTCTCTGCCACATTAAACGCCAGGGGGCATCAGAGCAATCTTTCCGCTGGCATACCGCTTGGTAAGACAGGGGATTTTCACCTCACCCGGCTTAATCAGCATGCAGCACAGTGGGAATGCAAAGTGCGCGGGCAGGGCGGGACACTGAAATTGATGCTGTCTGATACCACCGCACCGGCTTCAGAGGTTTTTTAG
- a CDS encoding hypothetical protein (ID:JIFNMEKO_01537;~UPF0225 protein YchJ;~source:Prodigal:2.6), translating to MSLPCPCCSGKAYQSCCAPYLDQQALAPTPEKLMRSRYTAYVRHNVEYLVNTWHPDCQPEHLIPSLQHSFSGTEWLGLQIIE from the coding sequence GTGTCACTTCCTTGTCCTTGCTGCAGTGGAAAGGCCTATCAGTCTTGTTGCGCGCCCTATCTTGACCAGCAGGCCTTAGCACCTACACCTGAAAAACTGATGCGCTCACGTTACACCGCATACGTCAGGCATAATGTTGAGTACCTGGTGAACACCTGGCACCCTGATTGCCAGCCAGAGCATTTGATTCCATCTTTACAACACAGTTTTTCGGGTACCGAATGGCTCGGTCTGCAGATTATTGAATAG
- the purU gene encoding Formyltetrahydrofolate deformylase (ID:JIFNMEKO_01538;~source:Prodigal:2.6), whose protein sequence is MHAPTLQRKVLRTICPDAKGLIAKITNICYKHELNIVQNNEYVDHRTGRFFMRTELEGIFNDTTLLFDLDSALPVGSERELTPAGRRRIVILVTKEAHCLGDLLMKSTYGGLDVEIAAVIGNHNTLQSLVERFDIPFSLVSHEGLTREEHDQRMADEIERFQPDYVVLAKYMRILTPGFVQRFPNQIINIHHSFLPAFIGARPYHQAYERGVKIIGATAHYVNDNLDEGPIIMQDVIHVDHTYTAEDMMRAGRDVEKNALSRALYQVLAQRVFVYGNRTIIL, encoded by the coding sequence ATGCACGCGCCAACATTACAACGAAAAGTGTTACGAACCATCTGCCCGGATGCTAAAGGACTGATCGCGAAAATCACTAATATTTGTTACAAGCATGAACTGAATATTGTTCAAAACAACGAATATGTTGATCATCGCACTGGCCGTTTTTTTATGCGCACCGAACTGGAAGGTATCTTCAATGATACTACGCTGCTTTTCGACCTCGACAGCGCTTTGCCTGTCGGCTCGGAACGTGAACTCACCCCCGCAGGACGTCGGCGCATCGTTATTCTGGTCACTAAGGAAGCACACTGCCTCGGTGATCTGTTGATGAAAAGCACCTATGGTGGTTTGGATGTGGAGATCGCTGCGGTTATTGGTAATCATAATACCCTGCAAAGTCTGGTGGAGCGTTTCGACATCCCTTTCTCACTGGTGAGCCATGAAGGGCTGACGCGTGAAGAACATGATCAGCGTATGGCGGACGAAATTGAACGCTTTCAACCCGATTATGTTGTCCTGGCTAAATATATGCGCATCCTCACCCCCGGTTTTGTGCAGCGTTTCCCCAATCAAATCATCAACATTCACCATTCATTTTTGCCGGCGTTTATCGGTGCCCGCCCCTATCATCAGGCTTATGAACGCGGTGTGAAAATCATTGGTGCCACTGCGCATTACGTCAATGATAATCTTGATGAAGGTCCGATCATCATGCAGGACGTGATTCATGTCGATCACACTTATACGGCAGAAGATATGATGCGTGCTGGCCGGGATGTAGAAAAAAATGCTCTGAGCAGAGCGCTGTATCAGGTACTGGCACAGCGTGTTTTTGTTTACGGTAACCGGACAATCATTTTATAG
- the xthA gene encoding Exodeoxyribonuclease III (ID:JIFNMEKO_01539;~source:Prodigal:2.6), translated as MPAETEADDINIAACYHRLLLTFYGDSMKFVSFNINGLRARPHQLDAIIEQHQPDVIGLQETKVHDDQFPYAEIESKGYHVYYHGQKGHYGVALLTRELPAAVRKGFPEDEADAQRRIIMADISTSTGIVTVINGYFPQGESRTQETKFPAKEKFYLDLQNYLQQHHSPDDQLLIMGDMNISTTDADIGIGEANRLRWLRSGKCSFLPEEREWMARLLKWGLVDTWRTANATTEDRFSWFDYRSKGFDDNRGLRIDLLLASQPLAERCSATGIDYQIRSMEKPSDHAPVWAEFDIVKG; from the coding sequence ATGCCAGCCGAAACTGAGGCGGATGACATCAACATTGCCGCCTGTTACCATCGGCTGCTACTCACTTTTTATGGTGATTCGATGAAATTTGTCTCTTTTAATATCAATGGCCTTCGAGCACGACCACACCAACTGGATGCGATCATCGAACAACATCAGCCCGATGTGATTGGTTTGCAGGAAACTAAAGTTCATGATGATCAGTTTCCCTATGCCGAAATAGAGAGTAAGGGTTACCACGTTTACTACCATGGTCAGAAGGGTCACTACGGAGTGGCATTGCTCACGCGCGAATTACCAGCAGCGGTGCGCAAAGGCTTTCCTGAAGATGAGGCCGATGCTCAACGCCGAATCATTATGGCTGACATTTCTACCTCAACGGGCATTGTCACGGTGATTAATGGCTATTTTCCTCAGGGTGAAAGTCGTACCCAAGAAACCAAATTCCCGGCAAAAGAAAAATTTTACCTCGACCTACAGAATTATCTGCAACAGCACCATAGCCCTGATGATCAGCTACTGATCATGGGCGATATGAACATCAGCACTACCGACGCCGACATCGGTATTGGTGAGGCCAACCGGCTACGATGGCTTCGCAGTGGTAAATGTTCATTTTTGCCCGAAGAGCGCGAATGGATGGCGCGTTTACTTAAGTGGGGATTAGTCGACACATGGCGGACAGCCAACGCAACAACTGAGGATCGCTTCTCCTGGTTTGATTACCGCTCAAAGGGATTTGATGATAATCGCGGCTTACGTATTGACTTACTGCTGGCCAGCCAGCCCCTGGCTGAGCGTTGTTCTGCCACCGGGATTGATTATCAGATTCGAAGTATGGAGAAACCGTCAGACCATGCTCCGGTTTGGGCGGAATTCGACATTGTAAAAGGGTAA
- a CDS encoding hypothetical protein (ID:JIFNMEKO_01540;~source:Prodigal:2.6), whose product MKKYLLLFLAGVGGIVNVPISAAPPLLQTESRLSGNDIVVALPEDTLSRRGNDTNSAPCLRCCTYENRNYTEGAMVTMAGHLLQCQRDERSLGTNNLIWREVR is encoded by the coding sequence ATGAAAAAATACCTGTTACTGTTCCTCGCGGGTGTTGGGGGCATTGTGAATGTACCAATTTCTGCTGCGCCACCACTGTTGCAGACAGAAAGCCGATTATCAGGTAACGATATTGTGGTTGCGCTGCCTGAGGATACGCTTTCGCGCCGAGGTAATGACACGAATAGCGCCCCTTGTCTGCGCTGTTGCACTTATGAGAACCGTAATTATACGGAAGGGGCAATGGTAACTATGGCAGGGCATCTTCTACAGTGTCAGCGCGATGAACGGAGCCTGGGAACGAATAATCTTATCTGGCGCGAAGTCAGATAA
- the topB gene encoding DNA topoisomerase 3 (ID:JIFNMEKO_01541;~source:Prodigal:2.6), which yields MRLFIAEKPSLARAIADVLPKPHRRHNGYIVCGDKMVVTWCVGHLLEQAQPDSYDSRYARWTLSDLPIVPEKWRLQPRPSVAKQLNVIKTLLSSASEVIHAGDPDREGQLLVDEVLDYLELPAAQRQGVQRCLINDLNPQAVEKAISRLRENREFIPLCVSALARARADWLYGINMTRAYTILGRNAGYDGVLSVGRVQTPVLGLVVRRDEEIENFVAKAFFEVKAHVVTPKDERFTALWQPSDACEAYQDEEGRLLHRPLAGHVVERITGQPALVTSWSDKRESEIAPLPFSLSALQIEAARRLGLSAQSVLDICQKLYETHKLITYPRSDSRYLPDEHFAGRHAVLNAIAAHCPDSVIPDCSDTQRKNRCWDDKKVDAHHAIIPTAKSSAANLSEQERAIYTLIATQYLMQFCPDAQYRKCNIELEIAGGKFIAKARFLAEAGWRELLGSKERNAEDEGHVLPVLSKGDVLLCEHGEVVEKQTQPPRAFTDATLLSAMTGIARFVQDSSLKKVLRATDGLGTEATRAGIIELLFKRDFLIKKGRTITATPAGRALIHALPDMAARPDMTAHWESTLTKISEKQCRYQDFMAPMVATLNTLIAQARQQTSAATFRGLSVEKAADRAGTQAKKKRKQKVSK from the coding sequence ATGCGTTTATTTATTGCTGAAAAGCCGAGTCTGGCTCGTGCGATAGCCGATGTGTTGCCAAAGCCACATCGTCGCCACAATGGCTATATCGTTTGTGGTGACAAGATGGTGGTCACATGGTGTGTCGGGCATTTACTGGAGCAGGCGCAACCAGACAGCTATGACAGTCGCTATGCGCGCTGGACGCTTTCTGATCTCCCTATTGTGCCAGAAAAGTGGCGGTTACAACCGCGGCCCTCCGTGGCAAAGCAGCTGAATGTGATTAAGACATTACTCTCTTCTGCCAGTGAGGTGATACATGCCGGAGACCCTGACAGAGAAGGTCAGTTACTGGTTGATGAGGTACTTGATTATCTCGAATTGCCTGCAGCTCAGCGGCAGGGGGTTCAGCGTTGCCTGATCAATGATCTTAATCCGCAGGCGGTTGAAAAAGCCATCTCACGCTTACGCGAAAATCGTGAATTTATTCCACTCTGTGTCTCTGCTCTGGCCCGGGCGCGTGCTGACTGGTTATACGGGATCAATATGACCCGTGCGTATACTATTCTTGGACGCAATGCCGGATATGATGGGGTACTTTCAGTCGGCAGAGTACAGACGCCAGTGTTAGGCCTGGTGGTAAGACGCGATGAAGAGATAGAAAATTTCGTTGCAAAAGCTTTTTTTGAAGTAAAAGCCCATGTTGTGACGCCGAAGGATGAACGTTTCACCGCCTTATGGCAACCCAGTGATGCCTGTGAAGCTTATCAGGATGAAGAGGGGCGTTTATTACATCGTCCTCTTGCCGGGCACGTCGTGGAGCGAATAACCGGCCAGCCGGCGTTGGTGACCAGCTGGAGCGATAAACGTGAAAGTGAAATTGCCCCTTTACCTTTTTCTCTCTCTGCGCTGCAAATCGAAGCGGCTAGACGTCTCGGTCTGAGTGCACAGTCAGTGCTCGATATCTGCCAGAAATTGTATGAAACCCATAAACTGATCACTTATCCGCGATCGGACAGTCGCTATCTGCCGGATGAACATTTTGCTGGTCGCCATGCCGTGCTGAATGCTATTGCAGCCCATTGCCCGGACAGTGTTATACCTGATTGCTCTGATACACAGAGAAAAAACCGCTGCTGGGATGATAAAAAAGTCGATGCTCACCATGCGATTATTCCAACCGCGAAAAGCAGTGCGGCGAACCTGAGTGAACAGGAGCGGGCGATTTATACCCTGATTGCTACTCAATATTTGATGCAGTTTTGTCCGGATGCTCAATATCGCAAGTGCAACATTGAACTGGAAATCGCTGGCGGGAAATTTATTGCTAAAGCTCGTTTTCTGGCGGAGGCTGGCTGGAGAGAATTACTTGGCAGCAAAGAGCGCAACGCTGAAGATGAAGGTCATGTGTTGCCGGTGTTGAGTAAAGGTGACGTGCTATTGTGTGAGCACGGAGAAGTGGTAGAGAAGCAGACCCAACCTCCCAGAGCATTCACTGATGCGACTTTACTGTCAGCAATGACAGGCATAGCGCGTTTTGTTCAGGACAGCAGCCTAAAAAAAGTGTTACGAGCCACCGATGGATTGGGTACCGAAGCTACCCGTGCAGGGATTATTGAGCTACTCTTTAAACGCGATTTCTTAATCAAGAAAGGGCGCACTATTACAGCAACCCCGGCAGGACGAGCATTAATCCATGCGTTACCTGATATGGCTGCACGGCCTGATATGACCGCACATTGGGAGTCAACGCTGACTAAAATCAGTGAAAAGCAGTGTCGTTATCAGGATTTCATGGCACCAATGGTCGCAACACTAAACACACTGATTGCTCAGGCCCGGCAGCAAACATCAGCGGCAACTTTTCGTGGCTTGTCTGTGGAAAAAGCAGCTGACCGTGCCGGGACACAAGCGAAAAAGAAACGTAAACAGAAGGTGAGCAAATGA
- the selD gene encoding Selenide, water dikinase (ID:JIFNMEKO_01542;~source:Prodigal:2.6): MDNPVRLTQYSHGAGCGCKISPEILEKILHTQSPQFHDPQLLVGNETRDDAAVYDLGNGTAVISTTDFFMPIVDDPFDFGRIAATNAISDVYAMGGKPIMAIAILGWPVATLSPDIASRVIDGGRAVCVSAGISLAGGHSIDAPEPIFGLAVTGIVPVRQLKKNSSAQAGSRLFLSKPLGIGILTTAEKRGVLDDKHKGVATEVMCQLNSAGALLSENPGVQALTDITGFGLLGHLGEMCRGANLQADIWFDQVPRLPGVENYINAGCVPGGTSRNFSSYGHQVGHMNDFQRQLLCDPQTSGGLLFAVESAESESFLIQAKAANLSLTEIGELHARRQGRALIEIC, from the coding sequence ATGGATAATCCAGTACGACTCACACAATACAGCCATGGTGCTGGTTGTGGTTGTAAAATATCACCAGAAATTCTCGAAAAAATTCTTCACACCCAGTCACCTCAATTTCATGATCCGCAGTTGTTAGTCGGTAATGAGACGCGTGATGATGCCGCCGTGTATGATCTCGGCAACGGTACTGCGGTGATCAGTACCACCGACTTTTTTATGCCTATTGTGGACGACCCTTTCGATTTTGGCCGTATAGCGGCAACCAATGCCATCAGTGATGTGTACGCGATGGGGGGAAAACCGATAATGGCAATTGCCATCCTTGGCTGGCCTGTGGCTACTCTGTCACCCGATATTGCCAGCCGGGTGATTGATGGCGGACGTGCCGTGTGTGTTTCTGCCGGAATCTCACTGGCGGGGGGGCACTCTATCGATGCACCTGAGCCTATCTTTGGGCTGGCGGTCACCGGGATAGTACCGGTCAGACAACTGAAAAAAAACAGTTCAGCGCAAGCCGGAAGCCGCTTATTTCTTTCAAAACCATTGGGTATAGGTATATTGACCACGGCAGAAAAACGCGGAGTACTCGATGACAAGCATAAAGGTGTGGCAACAGAGGTCATGTGTCAGCTGAATAGTGCAGGTGCGCTCTTGTCAGAAAATCCTGGAGTGCAGGCACTCACTGATATCACGGGTTTCGGTTTGCTAGGTCATTTAGGTGAGATGTGTCGTGGGGCGAACCTGCAGGCAGACATCTGGTTTGATCAGGTGCCACGTTTACCTGGCGTGGAAAACTATATTAATGCCGGGTGCGTGCCTGGTGGCACGTCGAGGAATTTTTCCAGCTATGGGCACCAGGTCGGTCATATGAATGACTTTCAGCGTCAATTGTTGTGCGATCCTCAGACCTCCGGTGGCTTATTATTCGCAGTGGAGAGCGCTGAGAGTGAGTCGTTTCTTATCCAGGCCAAAGCGGCGAACCTGTCACTCACTGAGATAGGTGAGCTCCACGCCAGGCGGCAGGGACGTGCATTGATTGAAATCTGTTAA
- the ydjA gene encoding Putative NAD(P)H nitroreductase YdjA (ID:JIFNMEKO_01543;~source:Prodigal:2.6) yields MTALELLLQRRSASRLTTPAPQGEALENILQAGARAPDHGAMHPWRFIIIQDEGLVRFSKLLEQVTRESGGDAKAIEKAEKAPFRAPLVIAVVAHCEENPKVPQWEQVVSAGCAVMAMQMAALAQGFSGIWRSGVWTENATVSAAFGCRPQDKLVGLLYLGTPQHKTVSAVLPTDLTPLVSHF; encoded by the coding sequence ATGACCGCTCTGGAATTGTTACTGCAACGTCGCTCTGCCTCACGTTTGACAACACCGGCGCCTCAGGGCGAGGCTTTGGAAAATATTCTTCAGGCGGGTGCGCGGGCCCCTGACCATGGTGCTATGCATCCGTGGCGCTTTATCATCATCCAGGACGAAGGATTAGTGCGTTTCAGCAAGTTACTGGAGCAGGTGACACGTGAGAGTGGCGGTGATGCGAAAGCCATTGAAAAAGCTGAAAAAGCACCATTTCGTGCACCACTGGTGATAGCGGTTGTCGCGCATTGTGAAGAAAATCCCAAAGTCCCGCAGTGGGAGCAGGTAGTTTCAGCGGGATGTGCTGTGATGGCGATGCAAATGGCGGCTTTAGCTCAGGGATTCAGTGGGATCTGGCGTAGTGGCGTATGGACCGAAAATGCTACCGTCAGTGCAGCTTTTGGTTGTCGCCCACAGGATAAACTGGTCGGGCTTCTTTACCTCGGCACACCACAGCACAAAACAGTTTCTGCGGTATTACCGACAGACCTGACTCCGCTTGTGTCTCATTTCTGA
- the sppA gene encoding Protease 4 (ID:JIFNMEKO_01544;~source:Prodigal:2.6): protein MRSLWRLIAGLFKGFWRLINFIREVILNLFLIVLLLIVASVYLGYTLNNESNVIPKGALIVDISGSIVDKPALNSKISKISRLLLGTDDMRENSLFDIVDMLRQAKNDNAITGIVLDLRHFTGGDIPSMQYVGKVLREFRDSGKPVYAVGDSFTQAQYYLASFANKIYLSPLGGVELRGLATEGIYYKSLMDKLKVTTNVFRVGTYKSAVEPFLRDDMSPEAREADSRWINQLWGNYLNTVAANRQLTPGQAFPGATAILAALQANGGDTARLAREAKLVDVVASRYEIEKQLADVFGHNNITGSFIGTSIYDYPLHSASEKSAAEANIAVIMVNGAIMDGEEKQGNVGADTTAQEIRQARLSPKIKAIILRVNSPGGSVIASEIIREELMAAKESGKPVVVSMGGMAASGGYWVSTPANYIIASPSTLTGSIGIFGVINTFENTLDAIGVHSDGVDTSPLARLSMTRALPTEVQQMMQQSVENGYQRFLSLVAISRGKTPLQIDAIAQGRVWTGSDAKQNGLVDSLGDFDDAVSKATELAGLKTAHLSWRQTTPDYFDLLVNSISTSAYAVLPGVLKSYFPAPAVELMNTVRQHTALDATLNDPGNRYVLCLACEQVK from the coding sequence ATGCGCTCTTTATGGCGACTCATTGCTGGTTTGTTTAAAGGATTCTGGCGACTGATTAATTTTATCAGGGAAGTTATTCTGAATTTGTTTTTAATCGTTTTGCTCCTCATCGTGGCCTCTGTGTATCTTGGGTACACTCTGAACAATGAAAGTAATGTCATTCCTAAAGGTGCATTGATTGTTGATATCAGCGGGTCTATTGTTGATAAACCGGCGCTGAATAGCAAAATCAGTAAAATTAGTCGTCTGTTACTGGGGACTGATGACATGAGAGAGAACTCTCTGTTTGATATTGTCGATATGCTACGACAGGCAAAAAATGACAATGCAATCACAGGTATCGTGCTGGATTTGCGACACTTTACCGGAGGTGACATCCCTTCGATGCAGTATGTGGGAAAAGTCCTGCGTGAATTTCGTGACAGTGGCAAACCAGTTTATGCAGTTGGTGACAGCTTCACACAAGCACAATATTACCTTGCCAGTTTTGCCAACAAAATTTATTTATCCCCATTAGGGGGCGTTGAACTTCGTGGTTTAGCAACCGAAGGTATATATTATAAGTCACTGATGGATAAACTAAAGGTGACCACCAATGTCTTCCGCGTCGGTACCTATAAATCCGCTGTTGAACCCTTTTTACGTGATGATATGTCCCCAGAGGCACGAGAAGCTGACTCACGCTGGATCAACCAGCTATGGGGCAATTACCTGAATACGGTCGCTGCAAATCGTCAGTTAACTCCCGGGCAAGCTTTCCCTGGCGCAACGGCCATCCTCGCTGCGCTACAAGCTAACGGCGGAGATACAGCTCGCCTTGCCAGGGAGGCAAAACTGGTTGATGTCGTTGCCAGCCGTTATGAGATAGAAAAGCAACTTGCTGATGTATTCGGTCATAATAACATTACAGGATCGTTTATCGGCACCAGCATCTATGACTATCCTTTGCACAGCGCTTCGGAAAAATCAGCTGCAGAAGCTAATATCGCGGTGATTATGGTAAACGGTGCCATTATGGATGGTGAGGAAAAACAAGGTAATGTCGGCGCTGATACTACCGCACAAGAAATTCGTCAGGCACGCTTGTCACCCAAAATTAAAGCAATCATTTTACGCGTCAACAGTCCCGGTGGCAGTGTGATTGCCTCGGAAATCATTCGGGAAGAGTTGATGGCGGCTAAAGAATCGGGGAAACCAGTAGTCGTTTCGATGGGCGGAATGGCAGCTTCAGGCGGATACTGGGTTTCAACGCCGGCAAACTATATCATTGCCAGCCCATCAACCCTGACAGGTTCTATCGGTATTTTTGGCGTGATCAATACCTTTGAGAATACGCTCGATGCAATAGGGGTACACAGTGATGGGGTGGATACCTCCCCGCTGGCAAGACTTTCAATGACCCGCGCACTGCCGACAGAAGTGCAGCAAATGATGCAACAGAGTGTTGAGAACGGCTATCAGCGTTTCCTTTCTCTTGTTGCCATCTCTCGCGGCAAAACGCCTTTACAAATTGACGCCATTGCGCAAGGCAGAGTCTGGACAGGCAGCGACGCAAAACAGAACGGTCTGGTTGATAGTCTCGGTGATTTCGACGATGCGGTCAGTAAAGCCACTGAATTAGCAGGATTAAAAACTGCACATTTAAGCTGGAGGCAGACAACGCCGGACTACTTCGACTTACTGGTTAACAGTATCAGCACTTCTGCTTACGCCGTATTACCAGGTGTATTAAAGAGTTATTTTCCTGCCCCTGCCGTCGAACTGATGAACACGGTCAGGCAGCACACCGCACTGGATGCAACCCTGAATGATCCCGGCAATCGCTATGTACTTTGCCTGGCTTGTGAGCAGGTCAAATAA
- the ansA gene encoding L-asparaginase 1 (ID:JIFNMEKO_01545;~source:Prodigal:2.6), which produces MQKKNIYVAYTGGTIGMQRSSHGYIPVSGYLQQQLAKMPEFHRPEMPHFTIHEYSPLMDSSDMTPRDWQTIADDIQQHYDKYDGFVILHGTDTMAFTASALSFMLENLAKPVIVTGSQIPLETLRSDGQQNLLNALFIAANYPVNEVTLFFNNLLYRGNRTTKAHADGFNAFASPNFPPLIEAGIHIRRIQNTQLAVADNPLIVHPITPQPVGVVTLYPGISANVVSNFLRQPVKALILRTYGVGNAPQDPAFLHELADASARGIVVVNLTQCISGKVNMGGYATGNALALSGVISGYDLTVEATLTKLHLLLSKTQQPQTIREMMQQNLRGELTPDD; this is translated from the coding sequence ATGCAGAAAAAAAACATCTACGTTGCTTATACTGGCGGTACGATAGGTATGCAACGCTCATCTCATGGTTATATTCCTGTTTCGGGATATCTGCAGCAACAACTGGCGAAGATGCCGGAGTTCCATCGTCCTGAGATGCCGCATTTCACCATTCATGAATACTCGCCGCTGATGGATTCATCAGACATGACACCACGAGACTGGCAGACCATTGCTGACGATATACAACAACATTATGATAAATATGATGGTTTTGTGATTCTGCACGGTACTGACACCATGGCGTTCACCGCCTCAGCCCTGTCATTTATGCTGGAAAATTTGGCTAAACCGGTGATTGTGACAGGGTCACAAATACCGCTGGAAACCCTGCGCTCTGATGGACAACAGAATCTGCTTAATGCATTATTCATTGCTGCAAACTATCCGGTCAATGAAGTTACTCTATTTTTCAATAACTTATTGTATCGTGGTAACCGAACAACCAAAGCACATGCTGACGGTTTCAACGCGTTTGCCTCACCGAATTTCCCCCCGCTGATCGAAGCCGGGATTCATATTCGGCGCATCCAGAATACACAGTTAGCAGTTGCAGACAACCCGCTGATCGTTCACCCTATTACACCACAACCCGTAGGAGTGGTGACGCTTTATCCAGGGATCTCCGCTAACGTAGTGAGTAACTTTTTGCGACAACCGGTTAAGGCACTTATTTTGCGCACCTATGGCGTCGGAAATGCGCCGCAGGATCCTGCTTTCCTCCATGAGCTGGCTGACGCCTCAGCAAGAGGTATCGTTGTGGTTAATCTGACACAATGTATCTCAGGTAAAGTGAACATGGGCGGGTATGCCACAGGTAATGCTCTTGCACTATCAGGAGTTATCAGTGGTTATGATCTGACAGTTGAAGCCACTTTGACTAAACTTCATCTTTTACTCAGCAAAACACAGCAACCGCAGACAATAAGAGAAATGATGCAACAAAATTTGCGTGGTGAATTGACCCCTGATGATTAA
- the pncA gene encoding Nicotinamidase (ID:JIFNMEKO_01546;~source:Prodigal:2.6) → MKPALLLIDLQNDFCPGGALAVNEGDLVIAVANRYAHDFHQHGYPIIATLDWHPADHGSFASNAGQPVGSLGTLHGLPQVWWPDHCVQKTSGAELHPGFDEHLLTTCIYKGTVPLVDSYSAFFDNGRRQSTRLDHWLKEREIDELTVMGLATDYCVKYSVLDALSLGYRVSVIIAGCRGVNLLPEDSNNALEEMRQAGAIIV, encoded by the coding sequence ATGAAACCAGCCTTGCTGCTGATCGATTTACAAAATGATTTTTGTCCGGGGGGCGCGCTGGCAGTTAACGAAGGCGATCTGGTGATAGCCGTCGCTAATCGTTATGCTCATGATTTTCACCAGCATGGATACCCAATCATCGCGACACTCGACTGGCATCCTGCTGATCATGGTAGTTTTGCCTCGAATGCAGGCCAACCTGTCGGTAGTCTGGGTACACTGCATGGTCTTCCTCAGGTCTGGTGGCCTGATCATTGTGTGCAGAAAACCTCAGGGGCTGAATTGCACCCGGGATTCGATGAGCATCTGTTGACCACCTGCATTTATAAAGGCACAGTTCCGCTGGTTGATAGTTACAGTGCGTTTTTTGACAACGGACGCCGTCAAAGTACGCGTCTTGATCACTGGCTGAAAGAGCGGGAGATTGATGAGCTGACCGTGATGGGGCTGGCGACGGATTATTGTGTTAAATACAGTGTCCTCGATGCCCTGTCGCTCGGTTATCGCGTCAGCGTCATTATTGCCGGTTGCCGCGGTGTCAATTTATTACCCGAAGACAGTAATAACGCCCTTGAAGAGATGAGACAAGCTGGTGCTATCATCGTCTGA